Proteins encoded together in one Telopea speciosissima isolate NSW1024214 ecotype Mountain lineage chromosome 4, Tspe_v1, whole genome shotgun sequence window:
- the LOC122659445 gene encoding ABC transporter B family member 18-like — protein MEGEILQSVSGNVEFKNIDFAYPSRPNDVILPYLNLKVPVGKTIALVGGSGSGKSTIIALLERFYNPINGKILHDGVTIDKLQLKWFRSQVDLVSQEPDLLATFIKENILFGKEDATMDEVVAAAKAANVHNFIFQLPQAQEGERGVQMLGGQKQRIITRAIIKAPRIFLLEEATSALNSESERIVQEAMDKAAVGRTTTMIVHRLSTIRNADVITVMNNG, from the coding sequence ATGGAAGGTGAAATTCTACAGAGTGTTTCAGGAAATGTTGAATTCAAGAACATAGACTTTGCTTACCCATCGAGACCTAATGATGTAATCCTTCCATACCTCAACCTTAAAGTTCCTGTCGGAAAAACTATAGCCTTAGTCGGAGGAAGCGGGTCAGGAAAATCAACTATTATTGCTTTATTGGAAAGATTTTATAATCCAATTAATGGAAAAATTCTCCATGATGGAGTGACCATTGACAAGCTTCAACTCAAatggtttcggtctcaggtggATTTAGTAAGCCAAGAACCAGATCTCCTTGCAACCTTCATTAAAGAGAACATACTCTTCGGCAAAGAAGATGCCACCATGGACGAAGTTGTTGCAGCTGCCAAAGCTGCTAATGTTCATAATTTCATATTTCAATTGCCTCAAGCCCAAGAAGGTGAGAGAGGGGTTCAAATGTTGGGAGGACAGAAACAGAGGATAATAACTAGAGCAATAATCAAAGCACCTCGAATCTTTCTCTTAGAAGAAGCAACAAGCGCATTGAACTCGGAATCAGAACGAATCGTTCAAGAAGCAATGGATAAGGCGGCGGTGGGGCGAACCACGACCATGATCGTTCACCGACTCTCCACAATCCGAAATGCAGACGTAATCACTGTGATGAACAACGGATAA
- the LOC122659446 gene encoding cysteine-rich repeat secretory protein 55, giving the protein MAALFYFLFLLLIFLPQCSCSTTSDRWGEFCNKEKNITSSLQSANIHQVLSELASKTAASDGFITTSSGTGKDKIYGLAQCRGDVSKEDCSQCTKDATKQLPQLCPNQSDARIWFEYCFLRYDIHNFIGEVDTSFSIIYYNVQNVTDPDPETFDKDLGALMDQVKAEALDLKNKGLGKGESKLTPYVTLYALVQCNRDLSQLSCAQCLAIAIENLGGVYCRLRKGCRVLYSSCYVRYELYPFFYPLSLTNNVNKGSLRVTTMYGP; this is encoded by the coding sequence ATGGCTGCCttgttctattttctttttctcctccttaTTTTCCTTCCCCAATGCAGCTGCAGTACTACTTCAGATCGTTGGGGTGAATTCTGcaacaaagaaaagaacataacaagTAGTCTTCAATCAGCAAACATCCATCAAGTATTGTCCGAATTAGCATCCAAAACAGCAGCCTCCGATGGCTTCATCACTACTTCCTCCGGCACCGGCAAAGACAAAATCTATGGCTTAGCCCAGTGCAGAGGAGATGTTAGCAAAGAAGATTGCTCACAGTGCACCAAAGATGCAACAAAACAACTCCCACAACTTTGTCCAAACCAATCTGATGCAAGAATTTGGTTCGAGTACTGCTTCTTACGTTATGATATTCACAATTTCATAGGAGAAGTTGATACATCTTTCAGTATAATCTACTATAATGTTCAGAATGTTACAGACCCGGACCCCGAAACGTTCGACAAAGATCTAGGAGCTCTAATGGATCAAGTGAAAGCTGAGGCCTTGGATCTTAAGAATAAAGGACTTGGTAAAGGTGAGAGTAAGTTGACACCTTACGTAACATTATATGCTTTGGTTCAATGCAATAGAGACCTTTCTCAGTTATCATGTGCACAGTGTTTGGCTATAGCTATTGAGAATTTAGGTGGAGTTTATTGCCGGCTCCGGAAGGGCTGTCGAGTTCTGTATAGTAGTTGTTATGTCCGGTATGAGCTCTATCCGTTCTTCTATCCTCTTTCTTTGACCAACAATGTAAACAAGGGTTCTTTAAGGGTAACAACCATGTATGGTCCATAG